One Ranitomeya imitator isolate aRanImi1 chromosome 1, aRanImi1.pri, whole genome shotgun sequence DNA window includes the following coding sequences:
- the LOC138657527 gene encoding olfactory receptor 6N1-like, protein MVFWGDNICADQGDEKPSVLKSLDLDVTDFNQLYVELVSYRIHDFNATTVTEFILLAFSDLQRLQIFLFLFVLLAFISCVVGNSVILVLVEYELTLHTPMYFFISDFALLEIIFASVTVPNLLAYLIEASQKISFTGCFAQLYAFNSLGVAECYLLVVMAFDRDIAINKPLHYSMIMNKTFCIELAVAPWIIGCVIAAIPTIFTAELEFCGPNEVNHFFCDLAPIQNLACSNPIVSNLVTSSAAIFASALPFLIILGFYIHIVALISQIKSTRGKKKAFSTCSSHLIVTCLFYGSVIIVYLRPKGSQHDKFLALIYTVIIPFLNPFIYTLRNKDVKAALRKSKLARILGQRRLATFV, encoded by the coding sequence GAATTGGTGTCTTACAGAATCCATGACTTCAATGCGACCACAGTAACGGAATTCATACTTCTGGCTTTTTCTGATTTGCAGCGTCTACAGATTTTTCTTTTTCTATTTGTCCTGTTGGCATTTATATCCTGTGTTGTGGGGAACAGTGTCATACTTGTCTTAGTAGAATATGAGCTAACACTTCATACACCAATGTACTTTTTTATCAGCGACTTTGCTCTTTTGGAAATAATATTTGCATCGGTCACTGTTCCTAATCTACTAGCTTATTTAATAGAAGCTAGCCAGAAGATATCATTCACTGGATGCTTTGCCCAGTTGTATGCTTTTAATTCTTTGGGAGTAGCAGAATGTTATCTTCTGGTGGTTATGGCTTTTGATCGGGATATAGCCATTAACAAACCTTTGCATTATTCCATGATAATGAAcaaaactttttgtattgaacttgCAGTTGCCCCGTGGATTATTGGATGTGTGATCGCTGCCATACCTACAATATTTACAGCTGAACTTGAATTTTGTGGACCCAATGAAGTCAACCATTTTTTCTGTGATTTGGCTCCAATACAGAATCTGGCATGTTCTAATCCCATAGTCAGCAACCTCGTTACAAGTTCAGCAGCTATTTTTGCAAGTGCTCTTCCATTCCTTATAATTTTAGGATTCTATATCCACATTGTTGCCCTAATCTCACAAATTAAAAGCACTAGAGGCAAGaagaaagccttctccacctgttcGTCCCACCTCATTGTCACCTGCTTGTTCTATGGCTCTGTCATTATCGTATATCTTAGACCTAAAGGCAGTCAACATGACAAATTCCTTGCCCTCATATACACTGTCATTATCCCATtcttaaatccatttatttataccTTAAGGAACAAGGATGTCAAAGCAGCTCTAAGAAAATCAAAATTAGCAAGAATCCTTGGTCAAAGAAGGTTAGCCACATTTGTCTAA